One window from the genome of Candidatus Methylomirabilota bacterium encodes:
- the ppdK gene encoding pyruvate, phosphate dikinase, whose translation MYSFANGKADGSSALRHLLGGKGCELAEMTNVGVSVPPGFTITTEAWAAYSSGGRKHPAGLWEQVEGGMARLEAAVELRLGDTAKPLLVSVRSGARASMPGMMDTVLNLGLNDRTVIGLARWTKNERFAWDCYRRFITIFGDVVLGIERRAFDELLDRAKAAARAKSDADLQPEPLKTLVAEFKRLVQTRTGKPFPQDPPEQLKLAVNAVFDSWYAKKAVDYRRIHRLPDDWGTAVTVMAMVFGNLGESSGTGVCFTRDPSSGERRFFGEFLINAQGEDVVAGIRTPQPIATLKDSMPAVYDELVTIKDRLERHYRDMQDIEFTVQEGRLFILQTRSGKRTAGAAVRIAVEMVRERLIDRDTALLRVEPASLNQLLVKTVDPRAKYTAIARGLAATPAAAVGKVVFDPEKAVEMALREEHVILVRQETSPEDVAGMHAAQGVLTSRGGLTSHAAVVARGWGKSCVVGAGDVIVDEENRLFRAGRAVVREGQVVTLNGATGEVVMGALPLVDPKLSAEFRQLLAWARKASTTRVRANADTPNDAAKAREEFEAEGIGLVRTEHMFFKDDRIPIVREMIMAGDEQARRKAVDRLLPFQREDFIGIFTAMNGYPVTIRLLDPPLHEFLPKYKEVLEEYTRLDALGINPARHQELGAVKARIEALQEANPMLGHRGCRLGITFPEIYEMQVRAIMEAACEVARRGVRVEPEIMIPLTGTVPEMKITRDMTVRMADKTVAEMGAKVAYTVGTMIEVPRAALIADKLAEHADFFSFGTNDLTQMTFGYSRDDIGKFLPFYLEKKLLPDDPFAVLDQEGVGELIEFGIQRGRKTKPKLKVGICGEHGGEPSSVEFCHRVGMDYVSCSPYMVPIAWLASAQAQIKQPRPAARGRSHA comes from the coding sequence GTGTACTCCTTCGCCAACGGCAAGGCGGACGGCTCGAGCGCCCTCCGCCACCTCTTGGGCGGCAAGGGGTGCGAGCTGGCGGAGATGACCAACGTGGGGGTGTCCGTGCCTCCCGGCTTCACGATCACGACGGAAGCCTGGGCCGCCTACAGCTCCGGGGGCCGCAAGCATCCCGCGGGGCTCTGGGAGCAGGTCGAGGGCGGGATGGCGCGCCTCGAGGCCGCGGTCGAGCTCCGGCTTGGGGACACGGCCAAGCCGCTTCTCGTGTCGGTGCGCTCGGGCGCGCGCGCGTCGATGCCCGGCATGATGGACACCGTGCTGAACCTCGGGCTCAACGACCGGACGGTGATCGGCCTCGCGCGCTGGACCAAGAACGAGCGCTTCGCGTGGGACTGCTACCGGAGGTTCATCACGATCTTTGGCGACGTCGTGCTCGGCATCGAGCGCCGCGCGTTTGACGAATTGCTCGACCGCGCGAAGGCCGCCGCGCGGGCGAAGAGCGACGCGGATCTCCAGCCCGAGCCCCTCAAGACCCTCGTGGCCGAGTTCAAGCGACTCGTCCAGACGCGCACGGGCAAGCCCTTCCCTCAAGATCCGCCCGAGCAGCTCAAGCTCGCGGTGAACGCCGTCTTCGACTCGTGGTACGCGAAGAAGGCGGTGGACTACCGGCGCATCCACCGGCTGCCGGACGACTGGGGCACCGCGGTCACCGTCATGGCCATGGTCTTCGGCAACCTGGGTGAGTCCTCCGGCACGGGCGTCTGCTTCACGCGTGATCCGTCGAGCGGGGAGCGACGCTTCTTCGGCGAGTTCCTCATCAACGCGCAGGGGGAGGACGTCGTCGCGGGCATCCGCACCCCGCAGCCCATCGCCACCCTCAAGGACAGCATGCCGGCGGTCTACGACGAGCTCGTGACCATCAAGGACCGCCTCGAGCGCCACTACCGCGACATGCAGGACATCGAGTTCACCGTTCAGGAAGGGCGGCTCTTCATCCTCCAGACGCGCTCCGGGAAGCGCACCGCTGGCGCGGCCGTGCGCATCGCCGTCGAGATGGTGCGGGAGCGCCTGATCGACCGGGACACGGCCCTGCTGCGCGTCGAGCCAGCCTCGCTCAACCAGCTCCTCGTGAAGACCGTGGATCCGCGGGCCAAGTACACGGCCATCGCTCGTGGGCTGGCCGCCACGCCCGCGGCGGCGGTGGGCAAGGTCGTGTTCGACCCCGAGAAGGCCGTCGAGATGGCGCTCCGCGAGGAGCACGTGATCCTGGTCCGGCAGGAGACCTCGCCGGAGGACGTGGCAGGGATGCACGCGGCTCAGGGGGTCCTGACCTCCCGGGGCGGCCTGACTTCTCACGCGGCCGTCGTGGCGCGCGGGTGGGGCAAGAGCTGCGTGGTGGGCGCGGGCGACGTGATCGTGGACGAGGAGAACCGGCTCTTCCGTGCCGGCCGAGCGGTGGTGCGCGAAGGGCAGGTCGTCACGCTGAACGGCGCGACGGGTGAGGTGGTCATGGGCGCCCTGCCGCTCGTGGACCCGAAACTCTCGGCGGAGTTCCGGCAGCTCCTGGCCTGGGCCCGGAAGGCGAGCACGACACGGGTGCGTGCCAACGCCGATACGCCGAACGATGCCGCGAAGGCGCGGGAGGAGTTCGAGGCGGAAGGCATCGGCCTCGTCCGCACCGAGCACATGTTCTTCAAGGACGACCGCATCCCGATCGTCCGCGAGATGATCATGGCCGGTGACGAGCAGGCCCGGCGCAAGGCCGTGGACAGACTCCTCCCGTTCCAGCGTGAGGATTTCATCGGGATCTTCACGGCGATGAACGGCTACCCGGTGACGATCCGGCTGCTGGATCCGCCGCTCCACGAGTTCCTGCCCAAATACAAGGAAGTGCTCGAGGAGTACACGCGGCTCGACGCGCTCGGCATCAACCCGGCGCGCCACCAGGAGCTGGGCGCGGTCAAGGCGCGGATCGAGGCCCTCCAGGAAGCCAACCCCATGCTCGGGCACCGCGGCTGCCGGCTCGGCATCACCTTTCCCGAGATCTACGAGATGCAGGTGCGGGCGATCATGGAGGCGGCGTGCGAGGTGGCGAGACGGGGCGTCCGGGTGGAGCCCGAGATCATGATCCCCCTCACGGGCACCGTCCCCGAGATGAAGATCACGCGCGACATGACCGTGCGCATGGCCGACAAGACCGTGGCCGAGATGGGCGCGAAGGTCGCCTACACCGTCGGCACGATGATTGAAGTGCCGCGCGCCGCCCTGATCGCCGACAAGCTCGCCGAGCACGCGGACTTCTTCTCGTTCGGTACGAACGACCTGACGCAGATGACATTCGGTTACAGCCGGGACGACATCGGCAAGTTCCTGCCTTTCTACCTCGAGAAGAAACTGCTCCCGGATGATCCCTTCGCGGTGCTGGACCAGGAAGGGGTCGGGGAGTTGATCGAGTTCGGGATCCAGCGCGGCCGCAAGACGAAGCCGAAGCTCAAGGTAGGCATTTGTGGCGAACACGGCGGCGAGCCGTCTTCGGTCGAGTTCTGTCATCGCGTCGGCATGGACTACGTTTCGTGCTCGCCGTACATGGTGCCGATCGCGTGGCTCGCGTCCGCCCAGGCCCAGATCAAGCAACCGCGGCCCGCCGCCAGGGGGAGGTCCCATGCGTGA
- a CDS encoding FCD domain-containing protein — translation MDLEPVKSVRIYEDIVRQVRALIADGHLKSGDRLPPERDLAERFRVSRTSVREALRSLQSRGLIDIRAGEGAFVRDISVEALIEPLALVILPYREAVGELFEARRLIEPAIAALAARRATRDDLADMERILAEQAREVAHGRTGMAQDSALHAAIAAAAHNRAIVRIVNALVDLLAQSREESLHTPGRPRRSHQDHRRILGAIRRRDEAGARRAMLDHLMAVAKLVGGLPGGRKPGRRASKAKARGERPR, via the coding sequence ATGGATCTCGAGCCCGTCAAGTCCGTCCGGATCTACGAGGACATCGTCCGCCAGGTCAGGGCCTTGATCGCCGACGGCCATCTCAAGTCCGGCGACAGGTTGCCGCCGGAGCGGGACCTGGCCGAGCGCTTCCGCGTCAGCCGCACCTCGGTGCGCGAGGCGCTGCGGTCGCTGCAGAGCCGCGGCTTGATCGACATCAGGGCGGGGGAAGGCGCCTTCGTCCGTGACATCTCGGTCGAGGCCCTCATCGAGCCCCTGGCCCTCGTCATCCTGCCTTACCGCGAGGCGGTGGGAGAGCTCTTCGAGGCGCGCCGCCTCATCGAGCCCGCGATCGCGGCTCTTGCGGCGCGACGCGCGACCCGGGACGACCTAGCCGATATGGAGCGCATCCTCGCCGAGCAGGCGCGCGAGGTCGCGCACGGGCGCACAGGCATGGCCCAGGACTCGGCGCTCCACGCGGCCATCGCCGCCGCCGCTCACAACCGGGCGATCGTTCGCATCGTCAACGCGCTCGTGGATCTCCTGGCGCAGAGCCGGGAGGAGAGCCTGCACACGCCCGGCAGACCGAGACGCTCCCATCAGGACCACAGGCGGATCCTTGGCGCTATCCGCCGCCGCGACGAGGCCGGAGCGCGGCGGGCGATGCTCGACCATCTGATGGCGGTCGCGAAGCTCGTCGGCGGCTTGCCGGGCGGGCGCAAACCAGGCCGCCGGGCTTCCAAGGCCAAAGCCCGTGGAGAGCGACCCCGCTAG
- a CDS encoding TerC family protein, whose protein sequence is MTALLDPEFWARLLGIILIDISLAGDNALVIALAVRDLPPRQKLLGRIWGTVGAVGLRVAFIAVVSFLLRIPLLQLAGGLALIWIAVRLVRPGQVDHAGTRHGTSLREAIWIIIVADVTMSLDNVLGVAAAAKGDMVLVVFGIALSLPLVVWGSGLLANLMARHEWIVWLGGGVLGYVAGEMMANDPIVERWLGHAADAADQWLSIVLGVFVLGLGWWLSRSAARPGRERKRV, encoded by the coding sequence ATGACGGCGCTCCTGGACCCTGAGTTCTGGGCGCGGCTCCTCGGCATCATCCTGATCGACATCTCGCTTGCCGGCGACAACGCCCTCGTGATCGCGCTGGCCGTGCGCGACCTGCCGCCGCGGCAGAAGCTCCTCGGGCGGATCTGGGGCACAGTAGGCGCCGTGGGTCTCCGCGTCGCCTTCATCGCGGTCGTGAGCTTCCTCCTGCGAATCCCGCTGCTCCAGCTCGCGGGCGGACTGGCCCTGATCTGGATCGCCGTCCGGCTCGTGCGCCCCGGCCAGGTCGACCATGCGGGCACGCGACACGGCACGTCGCTCAGGGAGGCGATCTGGATCATCATTGTGGCCGACGTGACCATGAGCCTCGACAATGTGCTCGGCGTCGCGGCCGCCGCCAAGGGTGACATGGTCCTCGTCGTTTTCGGGATTGCGCTCTCGCTGCCGCTCGTCGTCTGGGGCAGCGGGCTCCTGGCCAACCTCATGGCCCGCCACGAGTGGATTGTCTGGCTCGGAGGCGGAGTGCTGGGATATGTGGCCGGCGAGATGATGGCCAATGACCCCATCGTCGAGCGCTGGCTGGGCCACGCGGCCGACGCTGCCGACCAGTGGCTGTCGATCGTTCTCGGCGTGTTCGTGCTCGGCCTCGGATGGTGGCTCAGCCGGTCGGCCGCCCGCCCGGGCCGTGAGCGCAAGCGGGTGTGA
- a CDS encoding TerC family protein, protein MTSLDLGPQFWLRLLEIGFLNLLLSGDNAILIALAVRSLPRHQRILGQVWGAAGAVVLRLVFVGIISALLAIPFLRMTGGAVLLWIAYKLVQPEGGEGDAGRHGRSLWHAIWLILVADVTMSLDNVLAIAGAARGDMLLVGLGIGMSVPIVIVGSSVLATLMSRYPAIIWVGGGVLGYVAGDMMLEDPVVERHLGALVHALEYLLPLTLAAVLTAVGWWLARRQPRGSAA, encoded by the coding sequence GTGACCTCTCTCGACCTCGGCCCGCAGTTCTGGCTCCGCCTCCTCGAGATCGGGTTCCTCAACCTCCTCCTCTCCGGCGACAACGCGATCCTCATCGCGCTGGCCGTGCGCTCCCTGCCGCGGCACCAGCGGATCCTCGGCCAAGTCTGGGGCGCCGCGGGTGCGGTGGTGCTACGCCTGGTCTTCGTGGGCATCATCAGCGCGCTCCTCGCCATTCCCTTCCTCAGGATGACGGGCGGCGCCGTGCTGCTCTGGATAGCCTACAAGCTCGTCCAGCCCGAAGGAGGCGAGGGGGACGCGGGTCGCCACGGCCGGTCGCTCTGGCATGCCATATGGCTCATCCTCGTGGCGGACGTGACGATGAGCCTGGACAATGTGCTGGCGATCGCAGGCGCCGCGCGCGGGGACATGCTGCTGGTCGGACTCGGCATCGGCATGTCCGTGCCCATCGTCATCGTCGGGAGCAGCGTTCTGGCGACCCTCATGAGTCGCTATCCGGCCATCATCTGGGTCGGCGGCGGCGTCTTGGGCTATGTGGCGGGGGACATGATGCTCGAGGACCCTGTGGTCGAGCGCCATCTGGGGGCGTTGGTTCACGCGCTCGAATATCTTCTCCCGCTGACCCTGGCCGCCGTCCTCACCGCGGTGGGCTGGTGGCTCGCGCGCCGCCAGCCTCGGGGAAGCGCGGCATGA
- a CDS encoding tripartite tricarboxylate transporter permease, protein MGIENLLLGFQVALQPHNLMLAVIGVALGTIIGVLPGLGGANGVAILLPLTFSMPPTSAIILLTSLYWGALFGGAITSILFNIPGEPWSVATTFDGFPMARNGQGGQALTAAFTSSFVGALFAVVLITLFAPLLAEVALKFGPPEFFAIQLLTFSSFVGLGGGSALKSLVSMLIGFVLAAVGLDIVTGTLRMTFGITDLMKGFDFIVAVIGLFGIGEILLTMEEGLSFKGASAKMSPRIVWDTWRVLPRYWRTFLRSCFIGFWMGFKPGGATPASFMSYSFAKRFSKHPESFGQGDIEGVVAPETAAHAAGGASILPMITLGIPGSPTAAVMLGGLIIWGLQPGPMLFKEKPEFVWGLIASMYTGNVIGVIMVLAFVPAFAAILRVPFAILTPLIVSVCAVGAYSVNGRMIDIWYMLVFGVIGYVFKKLDYPLAPLVLALVLGDLAENALRQSLIMSQGSLLIFLERPISGVITAVALFFFALPVITPWWRRLRGLPTPAVSPRET, encoded by the coding sequence ATGGGCATCGAGAACCTGCTGCTGGGCTTCCAGGTCGCGCTCCAGCCGCACAACCTCATGCTCGCCGTCATCGGCGTCGCGCTCGGCACCATCATCGGCGTGCTGCCGGGCCTGGGTGGCGCCAACGGGGTCGCCATCCTGCTGCCGCTGACCTTCTCCATGCCGCCGACCTCGGCCATCATCCTGTTGACGAGCCTCTACTGGGGGGCGCTGTTCGGCGGCGCCATCACCTCCATCCTGTTCAATATCCCCGGCGAACCCTGGTCGGTGGCCACGACCTTCGACGGCTTCCCCATGGCCCGCAACGGGCAGGGCGGACAGGCGCTGACGGCCGCCTTCACCTCGTCCTTCGTCGGGGCGCTGTTCGCGGTGGTCCTCATCACGCTCTTCGCGCCGCTCCTGGCCGAGGTGGCGCTGAAATTCGGCCCGCCCGAGTTCTTCGCCATCCAGCTCCTCACGTTCTCGTCCTTCGTCGGGCTCGGCGGCGGCAGCGCGCTCAAGTCGCTCGTGTCGATGTTGATCGGCTTCGTCCTGGCCGCGGTCGGGCTCGACATCGTGACCGGCACGCTCCGGATGACCTTCGGCATCACCGACCTCATGAAGGGCTTCGACTTCATCGTGGCGGTGATCGGCCTCTTCGGCATCGGCGAGATCCTGCTGACCATGGAAGAGGGCCTGTCGTTCAAGGGCGCCTCGGCGAAGATGAGCCCTCGCATCGTCTGGGACACGTGGCGCGTCCTGCCGCGCTACTGGCGGACCTTCCTGCGCAGCTGCTTCATCGGGTTCTGGATGGGGTTCAAGCCGGGCGGGGCGACGCCGGCTTCGTTCATGAGCTACTCCTTCGCCAAGCGCTTCTCGAAGCACCCGGAGAGCTTCGGTCAGGGCGATATCGAAGGCGTCGTGGCGCCTGAGACGGCCGCGCACGCGGCCGGCGGCGCGTCGATCCTTCCCATGATCACGCTCGGCATCCCGGGCTCGCCGACGGCGGCCGTCATGCTGGGCGGGCTCATCATCTGGGGACTCCAGCCCGGGCCCATGCTCTTCAAGGAGAAGCCCGAGTTTGTCTGGGGCCTCATCGCCAGCATGTATACGGGCAACGTCATCGGCGTCATCATGGTGCTGGCCTTCGTGCCGGCCTTCGCCGCCATCCTGCGCGTGCCCTTCGCCATCCTGACGCCGCTCATCGTCTCCGTCTGCGCTGTCGGGGCGTATTCGGTCAACGGCCGCATGATCGACATCTGGTATATGCTCGTCTTCGGCGTGATCGGTTATGTCTTCAAGAAGCTCGACTATCCTCTGGCGCCGCTTGTGCTGGCCCTCGTCCTGGGCGACCTGGCTGAGAACGCCCTGCGCCAGAGCCTCATCATGTCGCAGGGCTCGCTCCTGATCTTCCTCGAGCGGCCCATCTCCGGGGTTATCACGGCCGTGGCGCTCTTCTTCTTCGCGCTACCGGTGATCACGCCGTGGTGGCGGCGGCTCCGGGGCCTTCCGACGCCGGCCGTCTCTCCCCGGGAGACCTGA